A single Vigna radiata var. radiata cultivar VC1973A chromosome 8, Vradiata_ver6, whole genome shotgun sequence DNA region contains:
- the LOC106772037 gene encoding lysine-specific demethylase JMJ25 isoform X5, translated as MDHARSTNGEDNAAGIPDDLRCKRSDGKQWRCTAMSMPDKTVCEKHYIQAKKRAANSAMRANLKKAKRKSQSLNESDVYLESKSDDFDVPLSAISLSQKKLSKNQFRYTPERDARRASSARHAHDEVDVDVDADADADVDADVDVDVDADADADVALYEEDNWVSYDSPPDSSLKRSRRSLDANATTQEYSDGTSGSSEDTGGQTCHQCRRNDRDRVTWCLKCDRRGYCDSCISAWYSDISLDDVQRICPACRGICNCKTCLRSDNSIKVRIREIPVLDKLQYLHVLLSSVLPVVKQIHREQCFEVELEKKLRGAEIDLPRIKFNTDEQMCCNFCRIPITDYHRRCPNCSYDLCLNCCRDLREATADHNKEPQTELAKTCDQNILSKFPHWRSNDNGSIPCPPKEYGGCGHSSLNLSRIFKMNWVAKLVKNVEEMVSGCRIGDVDGPPETGQSDLRLCQCSHREASDDNYLFCPASDDIKTGGIGKFRKHWKTGEPIIVKKVFDGSSISSWDPMVIWRGVQETTDENAKDENRMVKAIDCLDGSEIDIELAQFMKGYFEGRVHENGWPQLLKLKDWPSPSASEEFLLYQRPEFISKLPLLQYIHSKWGLLNVAAKLPHYSLQNDVGPKIYIAYGISDELGRGDSVTNLHFNIRDMVYLLVHTNEVKLKDWQRTKIEIMQNAKADEESEAKESHGDPQIFSRGSSLDSSLGTKSSVLDMDSNQNKSIMDQEFEIYSSAEGDMVNCKVLSTQNGDVSEKTHPGVLWDVFRRQDVPILTKYLKIHWKELGKSDDGGNEFVAWPLYGGAIFLDKHHKRKLKEEFGVEPWSFEQNLGEAIFVPAGCPFQARNVQSNVQLGLDFLSPESLGDAVRLTEEIRFLPIEHESKVQVLEVGKISLYAASSAIKEVQKLVLDQKLGAEIGYGDPNLTAMVSENYEKMVKRRQITCA; from the exons ATGGATCACGCGCGATCGACCAACGGCGAGGACAATGCGGCGGGAATTCCGGACGACTTACGGTGCAAGAGGTCCGACGGAAAGCAGTGGCGGTGCACGGCCATGTCGATGCCGGATAAGACGGTGTGCGAGAAGCACTACATCCAGGCTAAGAAGCGCGCTGCGAATTCCGCAATGAGGGCCAACCTCAAGAAAGCCAAGAGGAAGTCGCAGTCGCTGAACGAGTCTGATGTTTATTTGGAGAGTAAGAGCGACGATTTCGACGTTCCTCTCTCTGCTATAAGCCTTTCGCAGAAGAAGCTCTCGAAGAATCAGTTTCGTTACACGCCCGAGCGTGACGCTCGAAGAGCCTCCTCTGCGAGACATGCTCATGACGAGGTGGATGTGGATGTTGATGCTGATGCGGATGCAGATGTAGATGCAGATGTGGATGTGGATGTGGATGCGGATGCGGATGCTGATGTGGCGCTCTATGAAGAAGACAATTGGGTCTCCTATGATTCCCCGCCGGACTCCTCGCTCAAGAGATCGCGAAGGAGCTTGGATGCTAATGCCACCACT CAGGAATATTCCGACGGAACCTCTGGTTCTTCTGAAGACACCGGCGGGCAGACTTGTCATCAGTGCCGGAGGAATGACAGAGATAGAGTTACTTGGTGCTTAAAATGTGACCGGAGGGGATACTGTGATAGCTGTATATCAGCATG GTACTCGGACATTTCGTTGGATGATGTACAGAGGATATGTCCTGCTTGCCGCGGTATATGTAATTGCAAGACTTGCTTGCGGAGTGATAATTCTATCAAG GTTCGGATACGCGAGATACCTGTTCTGGATAAGTTACAGTATCTCCATGTGTTGCTATCTTCGGTGCTTCCGGTGGTAAAACAGATCCATCGTGAACAATGTTTTGAAGTTGAACTTGAAAAGAAGTTGCGTG GGGCTGAAATAGATCTTCCGAGAATAAAATTCAACACAGATGAGCAGATGTGCTG CAATTTCTGTAGGATACCTATTACTGATTATCATCGACGGTGTCCAAATTGCTCATATGATTTGTGCCTTAATTGCTGTCGAGATCTTCGAGAAGCAACAGCAGATCACAATAAAGAACCTCAGACAGAGCTAGCTAAAACTTgtgatcaaaatatattaagtaaATTTCCCCATTGGAGATCCAACGACAATGGAAGTATTCCATGCCCCCCTAAGGAGTACGGTGGCTGTGGTCATTCTTCATTAAACTTAAGCCGAATTTTCAAGATGAATTGGGTAGCAAAGTTGGTGAAAAATGTAGAGGAAATGGTTAGTGGCTGCAGAATTGGTGATGTCGATGGTCCACCAGAAACTGGACAGAGTGATCTCAGACTGTGCCAGTGTTCTCATAGAGAAGCCAGTGATGataattatcttttttgtcCAGCATCTGACGATATCAAAACTGGTGGGATTGGAAAATTTAGAAAGCATTGGAAAACTGGCGAGCCCATTATTGTTAAGAAAGTATTTGACGGGTCATCCATTTCAAGCTGGGATCCAATGGTCATATGGAGGGGGGTTCAAGAGACAACAGATGAAAACGCAAAAGATGAAAACAGGATGGTTAAGGCCATAGATTGCTTAGATGGATCTGAG ATTGATATCGAGCTTGCTCAGTTCATGAAAGGATACTTCGAAGGGCGTGTTCATGAAAATGGTTGGCCACAGTTATTAAAATTGAAGGATTGGCCTTCACCTAGTGCATCTGAAGAATTTCTATTGTATCAAAGACCCGAGTTTATCAGCAAACTACCTTTACTTCAGTATATTCACTCCAAGTGGGGCCTTCTCAATGTTGCAGCTAAATTGCCTCATTACTCCTTGCAGAATGACGTAGGACCCAAGATATATATAGCTTATGGAATTAGCGATGAACTTGGAAGAGGTGATTCAGTGACAAATCTCCACTTCAATATTCGTGACATG GTGTACCTTTTGGTTCATACAAATGAAGTAAAGTTAAAGGACTGGCAGagaactaaaattgaaattatgcAAAATGCTAAAGCTGATGAGGAATCTGAGGCGAAAGAGTCACATGGAGATCCTCAAATATTTTCAAGGGGGAGTTCACTTGATTCATCACTTGGTACAAAAAGTAGTGTACTTGACATGGATTCAAACCAGAATAAGTCAATTATGGAtcaagaatttgaaatttattctaGTGCTGAAGGTGATATGGTCAATTGTAAGGTCCTGTCTACACAAAATGGAGATGTCTCTGAGAAAACCCATCCTGGAGTTCTTTGGGATGTTTTTCGTCGGCAGGATGTTCCAATATTGACTAAATATCTGAAAATACATTGGAAGGAATTGGGGAAGTCAGATGATGGGGGAAATGAATTT GTTGCATGGCCTCTATATGGTGGAGCTATTTTTCTCGACAAACACcataaaagaaagttgaaggAAGAATTTG GAGTGGAGCCTTGGTCATTTGAACAGAATTTGGGGGAAGCTATATTTGTTCCTGCTGGTTGCCCTTTCCAAGCAAGGAATGTTCAA TCGAATGTTCAGCTGGGCCTTGATTTCTTATCTCCGGAAAGCCTAGGCGATGCTGTACGATTGACAGAGGAAATTCGCTTTCTACCGATTGAACATGAATCAAAAGTTCAAGTATTGGAG GTGGGGAAGATATCTCTCTATGCGGCAAGTTCTGCCATCAAAGAAGTTCAGAAACTTGTACTTGACCAAAA ACTTGGCGCCGAGATTGGATATGGAGACCCTAATTTGACAGCAATGGTTTCTGAGAATTATGAGAAGATGGTTAAGCGGAGGCAGATTACTTGTGCTTGA
- the LOC106772037 gene encoding lysine-specific demethylase JMJ25 isoform X6 produces MDHARSTNGEDNAAGIPDDLRCKRSDGKQWRCTAMSMPDKTVCEKHYIQAKKRAANSAMRANLKKAKRKSQSLNESDVYLESKSDDFDVPLSAISLSQKKLSKNQFRYTPERDARRASSARHAHDEVDVDVDADADADVDADVDVDVDADADADVALYEEDNWVSYDSPPDSSLKRSRRSLDANATTEYSDGTSGSSEDTGGQTCHQCRRNDRDRVTWCLKCDRRGYCDSCISAWYSDISLDDVQRICPACRGICNCKTCLRSDNSIKVRIREIPVLDKLQYLHVLLSSVLPVVKQIHREQCFEVELEKKLRGAEIDLPRIKFNTDEQMCCNFCRIPITDYHRRCPNCSYDLCLNCCRDLREATADHNKEPQTELAKTCDQNILSKFPHWRSNDNGSIPCPPKEYGGCGHSSLNLSRIFKMNWVAKLVKNVEEMVSGCRIGDVDGPPETGQSDLRLCQCSHREASDDNYLFCPASDDIKTGGIGKFRKHWKTGEPIIVKKVFDGSSISSWDPMVIWRGVQETTDENAKDENRMVKAIDCLDGSEIDIELAQFMKGYFEGRVHENGWPQLLKLKDWPSPSASEEFLLYQRPEFISKLPLLQYIHSKWGLLNVAAKLPHYSLQNDVGPKIYIAYGISDELGRGDSVTNLHFNIRDMVYLLVHTNEVKLKDWQRTKIEIMQNAKADEESEAKESHGDPQIFSRGSSLDSSLGTKSSVLDMDSNQNKSIMDQEFEIYSSAEGDMVNCKVLSTQNGDVSEKTHPGVLWDVFRRQDVPILTKYLKIHWKELGKSDDGGNEFVAWPLYGGAIFLDKHHKRKLKEEFGVEPWSFEQNLGEAIFVPAGCPFQARNVQSNVQLGLDFLSPESLGDAVRLTEEIRFLPIEHESKVQVLEVGKISLYAASSAIKEVQKLVLDQKLGAEIGYGDPNLTAMVSENYEKMVKRRQITCA; encoded by the exons ATGGATCACGCGCGATCGACCAACGGCGAGGACAATGCGGCGGGAATTCCGGACGACTTACGGTGCAAGAGGTCCGACGGAAAGCAGTGGCGGTGCACGGCCATGTCGATGCCGGATAAGACGGTGTGCGAGAAGCACTACATCCAGGCTAAGAAGCGCGCTGCGAATTCCGCAATGAGGGCCAACCTCAAGAAAGCCAAGAGGAAGTCGCAGTCGCTGAACGAGTCTGATGTTTATTTGGAGAGTAAGAGCGACGATTTCGACGTTCCTCTCTCTGCTATAAGCCTTTCGCAGAAGAAGCTCTCGAAGAATCAGTTTCGTTACACGCCCGAGCGTGACGCTCGAAGAGCCTCCTCTGCGAGACATGCTCATGACGAGGTGGATGTGGATGTTGATGCTGATGCGGATGCAGATGTAGATGCAGATGTGGATGTGGATGTGGATGCGGATGCGGATGCTGATGTGGCGCTCTATGAAGAAGACAATTGGGTCTCCTATGATTCCCCGCCGGACTCCTCGCTCAAGAGATCGCGAAGGAGCTTGGATGCTAATGCCACCACT GAATATTCCGACGGAACCTCTGGTTCTTCTGAAGACACCGGCGGGCAGACTTGTCATCAGTGCCGGAGGAATGACAGAGATAGAGTTACTTGGTGCTTAAAATGTGACCGGAGGGGATACTGTGATAGCTGTATATCAGCATG GTACTCGGACATTTCGTTGGATGATGTACAGAGGATATGTCCTGCTTGCCGCGGTATATGTAATTGCAAGACTTGCTTGCGGAGTGATAATTCTATCAAG GTTCGGATACGCGAGATACCTGTTCTGGATAAGTTACAGTATCTCCATGTGTTGCTATCTTCGGTGCTTCCGGTGGTAAAACAGATCCATCGTGAACAATGTTTTGAAGTTGAACTTGAAAAGAAGTTGCGTG GGGCTGAAATAGATCTTCCGAGAATAAAATTCAACACAGATGAGCAGATGTGCTG CAATTTCTGTAGGATACCTATTACTGATTATCATCGACGGTGTCCAAATTGCTCATATGATTTGTGCCTTAATTGCTGTCGAGATCTTCGAGAAGCAACAGCAGATCACAATAAAGAACCTCAGACAGAGCTAGCTAAAACTTgtgatcaaaatatattaagtaaATTTCCCCATTGGAGATCCAACGACAATGGAAGTATTCCATGCCCCCCTAAGGAGTACGGTGGCTGTGGTCATTCTTCATTAAACTTAAGCCGAATTTTCAAGATGAATTGGGTAGCAAAGTTGGTGAAAAATGTAGAGGAAATGGTTAGTGGCTGCAGAATTGGTGATGTCGATGGTCCACCAGAAACTGGACAGAGTGATCTCAGACTGTGCCAGTGTTCTCATAGAGAAGCCAGTGATGataattatcttttttgtcCAGCATCTGACGATATCAAAACTGGTGGGATTGGAAAATTTAGAAAGCATTGGAAAACTGGCGAGCCCATTATTGTTAAGAAAGTATTTGACGGGTCATCCATTTCAAGCTGGGATCCAATGGTCATATGGAGGGGGGTTCAAGAGACAACAGATGAAAACGCAAAAGATGAAAACAGGATGGTTAAGGCCATAGATTGCTTAGATGGATCTGAG ATTGATATCGAGCTTGCTCAGTTCATGAAAGGATACTTCGAAGGGCGTGTTCATGAAAATGGTTGGCCACAGTTATTAAAATTGAAGGATTGGCCTTCACCTAGTGCATCTGAAGAATTTCTATTGTATCAAAGACCCGAGTTTATCAGCAAACTACCTTTACTTCAGTATATTCACTCCAAGTGGGGCCTTCTCAATGTTGCAGCTAAATTGCCTCATTACTCCTTGCAGAATGACGTAGGACCCAAGATATATATAGCTTATGGAATTAGCGATGAACTTGGAAGAGGTGATTCAGTGACAAATCTCCACTTCAATATTCGTGACATG GTGTACCTTTTGGTTCATACAAATGAAGTAAAGTTAAAGGACTGGCAGagaactaaaattgaaattatgcAAAATGCTAAAGCTGATGAGGAATCTGAGGCGAAAGAGTCACATGGAGATCCTCAAATATTTTCAAGGGGGAGTTCACTTGATTCATCACTTGGTACAAAAAGTAGTGTACTTGACATGGATTCAAACCAGAATAAGTCAATTATGGAtcaagaatttgaaatttattctaGTGCTGAAGGTGATATGGTCAATTGTAAGGTCCTGTCTACACAAAATGGAGATGTCTCTGAGAAAACCCATCCTGGAGTTCTTTGGGATGTTTTTCGTCGGCAGGATGTTCCAATATTGACTAAATATCTGAAAATACATTGGAAGGAATTGGGGAAGTCAGATGATGGGGGAAATGAATTT GTTGCATGGCCTCTATATGGTGGAGCTATTTTTCTCGACAAACACcataaaagaaagttgaaggAAGAATTTG GAGTGGAGCCTTGGTCATTTGAACAGAATTTGGGGGAAGCTATATTTGTTCCTGCTGGTTGCCCTTTCCAAGCAAGGAATGTTCAA TCGAATGTTCAGCTGGGCCTTGATTTCTTATCTCCGGAAAGCCTAGGCGATGCTGTACGATTGACAGAGGAAATTCGCTTTCTACCGATTGAACATGAATCAAAAGTTCAAGTATTGGAG GTGGGGAAGATATCTCTCTATGCGGCAAGTTCTGCCATCAAAGAAGTTCAGAAACTTGTACTTGACCAAAA ACTTGGCGCCGAGATTGGATATGGAGACCCTAATTTGACAGCAATGGTTTCTGAGAATTATGAGAAGATGGTTAAGCGGAGGCAGATTACTTGTGCTTGA
- the LOC106772037 gene encoding lysine-specific demethylase JMJ25 isoform X2: MDHARSTNGEDNAAGIPDDLRCKRSDGKQWRCTAMSMPDKTVCEKHYIQAKKRAANSAMRANLKKAKRKSQSLNESDVYLESKSDDFDVPLSAISLSQKKLSKNQFRYTPERDARRASSARHAHDEVDVDVDADADADVDADVDVDVDADADADVALYEEDNWVSYDSPPDSSLKRSRRSLDANATTEYSDGTSGSSEDTGGQTCHQCRRNDRDRVTWCLKCDRRGYCDSCISAWYSDISLDDVQRICPACRGICNCKTCLRSDNSIKVRIREIPVLDKLQYLHVLLSSVLPVVKQIHREQCFEVELEKKLRGAEIDLPRIKFNTDEQMCCNFCRIPITDYHRRCPNCSYDLCLNCCRDLREATADHNKEPQTELAKTCDQNILSKFPHWRSNDNGSIPCPPKEYGGCGHSSLNLSRIFKMNWVAKLVKNVEEMVSGCRIGDVDGPPETGQSDLRLCQCSHREASDDNYLFCPASDDIKTGGIGKFRKHWKTGEPIIVKKVFDGSSISSWDPMVIWRGVQETTDENAKDENRMVKAIDCLDGSEIDIELAQFMKGYFEGRVHENGWPQLLKLKDWPSPSASEEFLLYQRPEFISKLPLLQYIHSKWGLLNVAAKLPHYSLQNDVGPKIYIAYGISDELGRGDSVTNLHFNIRDMVYLLVHTNEVKLKDWQRTKIEIMQNAKADEESEAKESHGDPQIFSRGSSLDSSLGTKSSVLDMDSNQNKSIMDQEFEIYSSAEGDMVNCKVLSTQNGDVSEKTHPGVLWDVFRRQDVPILTKYLKIHWKELGKSDDGGNEFVAWPLYGGAIFLDKHHKRKLKEEFGVEPWSFEQNLGEAIFVPAGCPFQARNVQSNVQLGLDFLSPESLGDAVRLTEEIRFLPIEHESKVQVLELVLACTWKFMQVGKISLYAASSAIKEVQKLVLDQKSPPRLGAEIGYGDPNLTAMVSENYEKMVKRRQITCA; the protein is encoded by the exons ATGGATCACGCGCGATCGACCAACGGCGAGGACAATGCGGCGGGAATTCCGGACGACTTACGGTGCAAGAGGTCCGACGGAAAGCAGTGGCGGTGCACGGCCATGTCGATGCCGGATAAGACGGTGTGCGAGAAGCACTACATCCAGGCTAAGAAGCGCGCTGCGAATTCCGCAATGAGGGCCAACCTCAAGAAAGCCAAGAGGAAGTCGCAGTCGCTGAACGAGTCTGATGTTTATTTGGAGAGTAAGAGCGACGATTTCGACGTTCCTCTCTCTGCTATAAGCCTTTCGCAGAAGAAGCTCTCGAAGAATCAGTTTCGTTACACGCCCGAGCGTGACGCTCGAAGAGCCTCCTCTGCGAGACATGCTCATGACGAGGTGGATGTGGATGTTGATGCTGATGCGGATGCAGATGTAGATGCAGATGTGGATGTGGATGTGGATGCGGATGCGGATGCTGATGTGGCGCTCTATGAAGAAGACAATTGGGTCTCCTATGATTCCCCGCCGGACTCCTCGCTCAAGAGATCGCGAAGGAGCTTGGATGCTAATGCCACCACT GAATATTCCGACGGAACCTCTGGTTCTTCTGAAGACACCGGCGGGCAGACTTGTCATCAGTGCCGGAGGAATGACAGAGATAGAGTTACTTGGTGCTTAAAATGTGACCGGAGGGGATACTGTGATAGCTGTATATCAGCATG GTACTCGGACATTTCGTTGGATGATGTACAGAGGATATGTCCTGCTTGCCGCGGTATATGTAATTGCAAGACTTGCTTGCGGAGTGATAATTCTATCAAG GTTCGGATACGCGAGATACCTGTTCTGGATAAGTTACAGTATCTCCATGTGTTGCTATCTTCGGTGCTTCCGGTGGTAAAACAGATCCATCGTGAACAATGTTTTGAAGTTGAACTTGAAAAGAAGTTGCGTG GGGCTGAAATAGATCTTCCGAGAATAAAATTCAACACAGATGAGCAGATGTGCTG CAATTTCTGTAGGATACCTATTACTGATTATCATCGACGGTGTCCAAATTGCTCATATGATTTGTGCCTTAATTGCTGTCGAGATCTTCGAGAAGCAACAGCAGATCACAATAAAGAACCTCAGACAGAGCTAGCTAAAACTTgtgatcaaaatatattaagtaaATTTCCCCATTGGAGATCCAACGACAATGGAAGTATTCCATGCCCCCCTAAGGAGTACGGTGGCTGTGGTCATTCTTCATTAAACTTAAGCCGAATTTTCAAGATGAATTGGGTAGCAAAGTTGGTGAAAAATGTAGAGGAAATGGTTAGTGGCTGCAGAATTGGTGATGTCGATGGTCCACCAGAAACTGGACAGAGTGATCTCAGACTGTGCCAGTGTTCTCATAGAGAAGCCAGTGATGataattatcttttttgtcCAGCATCTGACGATATCAAAACTGGTGGGATTGGAAAATTTAGAAAGCATTGGAAAACTGGCGAGCCCATTATTGTTAAGAAAGTATTTGACGGGTCATCCATTTCAAGCTGGGATCCAATGGTCATATGGAGGGGGGTTCAAGAGACAACAGATGAAAACGCAAAAGATGAAAACAGGATGGTTAAGGCCATAGATTGCTTAGATGGATCTGAG ATTGATATCGAGCTTGCTCAGTTCATGAAAGGATACTTCGAAGGGCGTGTTCATGAAAATGGTTGGCCACAGTTATTAAAATTGAAGGATTGGCCTTCACCTAGTGCATCTGAAGAATTTCTATTGTATCAAAGACCCGAGTTTATCAGCAAACTACCTTTACTTCAGTATATTCACTCCAAGTGGGGCCTTCTCAATGTTGCAGCTAAATTGCCTCATTACTCCTTGCAGAATGACGTAGGACCCAAGATATATATAGCTTATGGAATTAGCGATGAACTTGGAAGAGGTGATTCAGTGACAAATCTCCACTTCAATATTCGTGACATG GTGTACCTTTTGGTTCATACAAATGAAGTAAAGTTAAAGGACTGGCAGagaactaaaattgaaattatgcAAAATGCTAAAGCTGATGAGGAATCTGAGGCGAAAGAGTCACATGGAGATCCTCAAATATTTTCAAGGGGGAGTTCACTTGATTCATCACTTGGTACAAAAAGTAGTGTACTTGACATGGATTCAAACCAGAATAAGTCAATTATGGAtcaagaatttgaaatttattctaGTGCTGAAGGTGATATGGTCAATTGTAAGGTCCTGTCTACACAAAATGGAGATGTCTCTGAGAAAACCCATCCTGGAGTTCTTTGGGATGTTTTTCGTCGGCAGGATGTTCCAATATTGACTAAATATCTGAAAATACATTGGAAGGAATTGGGGAAGTCAGATGATGGGGGAAATGAATTT GTTGCATGGCCTCTATATGGTGGAGCTATTTTTCTCGACAAACACcataaaagaaagttgaaggAAGAATTTG GAGTGGAGCCTTGGTCATTTGAACAGAATTTGGGGGAAGCTATATTTGTTCCTGCTGGTTGCCCTTTCCAAGCAAGGAATGTTCAA TCGAATGTTCAGCTGGGCCTTGATTTCTTATCTCCGGAAAGCCTAGGCGATGCTGTACGATTGACAGAGGAAATTCGCTTTCTACCGATTGAACATGAATCAAAAGTTCAAGTATTGGAG TTGGTGTTGGCGTGTACTTGGAAATTTATGCAGGTGGGGAAGATATCTCTCTATGCGGCAAGTTCTGCCATCAAAGAAGTTCAGAAACTTGTACTTGACCAAAA GTCTCCTCCAAG ACTTGGCGCCGAGATTGGATATGGAGACCCTAATTTGACAGCAATGGTTTCTGAGAATTATGAGAAGATGGTTAAGCGGAGGCAGATTACTTGTGCTTGA